CAGAGGCAGGAAAACATTCCTGCATACGGTAACAAAAGACCGAGTCATTAAAAGAACTTACGACAAAAACCCAAACTACACACTATCTTAGTTCAGCCGTACATTCTATATGCACGCTTTCACCCTGAAATCTTCAATAATAGATGATAACCTCTAAGactaaaagcaatacaaattctACCCAGTTCTTTGAATGCAAGTCTGATGCAGCAAGTCATCAGCTGGAAGGAACCCGAGCAGAGGATTCAAGATGTTCTATTCCAACACTAAAAATTACCTTTCAAAAGCCGTTTGTCAAGCAGAGCGTAGTTTCCCATTTGTTGAACAGGCAGGCCTAGCCAAATTTCGACCCTAAACTTCCAGGAAATCTCTACAGCTCCCAATGTACATGTTACTTCCGTACTCACCTGCAGgttttacctctgaaaaaaaagttccaactttcttcccttccacaacACCTGTGATGACACGACCCGAGATCTTTGGGTGGGTTCCACTTGCAATCACTGCAGAGGTGCCTCCTTGGAGggcccacagagctgctttcacctGCGATGAAGGATAGAGCCAGTTCCCgaaaatgcatttgttatttGAATCCCCATGCTCAACACGAATTCTTGCTCCACTTTGATCACTTACGTTTCCCACCTGGGATTTGGTTCCAAACGTCACCGATTGTTGGTCTCCTGGGTAGGATATGTCAGTGAGCTTTGCATCATCGGATCCAGGAGGGCTGTCAAAGAGTcctgaaatgaataataaaaaattgttaatgT
This genomic stretch from Anser cygnoides isolate HZ-2024a breed goose chromosome 3, Taihu_goose_T2T_genome, whole genome shotgun sequence harbors:
- the LOC136790299 gene encoding delta-1-pyrroline-5-carboxylate synthase-like isoform X3, whose translation is MLKVLFWKEEGGLFDSPPGSDDAKLTDISYPGDQQSVTFGTKSQVGNVKAALWALQGGTSAVIASGTHPKISGRVITGVVEGKKVGTFFSEVKPAGPPAEQQGERARAGGRTLAALQPEQRAEIDCCLADLLPDQREEILLANEKDLEEAENKGNIMGPFMVLLLS